atttgtttAGAATGAAAATATCTATCGATCTAGATAGGTTGCAAGCCTATCCGACTTCTAGAAGtatattaaaaatctattcTAAAAATCGTGTCcccacaattttttttattgctccCCTCACAGAGGTTGTACCAATATGCACGGTAAACATGATTATTGGGCGTTAGTTCAAGCTTCTTGTCAGAAAGTATCATTAAGCTAAAGCCgtcagtttttgagaaaatcgcCTAACAGTGAATGCACCTCGGATTTTCCCCATacaaaaaaggggggaaacTGTTAAATTGCACAGGGCTCCACTCTCAGACGTTGTACCAACATGCACGGTATATTGGCAGATTGGGGATCGCCTAAAGCAAGTTCAgtgaaaaaatcataaagataaagccgtcagtttttgagaaaatcgcTTTACAGTGGGGGGagataaatagttaaaagaaGTGCcgccaaattcaaatttgaacCAGTAAGTTCCAAGACATGAACCACtatgtaaaaaatgtattcatgaCACCAACCatatgggaaaatatttctgtttCGACGCTAActctattttcaattaattagaCTTTCACAGACGTTGTACCAACATGCACGGTACATCATTGgaaaggaaatttattttactaattaACTATTGTGGTTCGGTTAACGAAAAGCCgtcagtttttgagaaaaacgcatAGCGCGTTGTCCCCATCTCCTTTGTTCCGAAATTGGAAGCAGAACGACCCTGTTCTACGCTCCCAATAGGAACCAGAACGACCCTGTTCTACGCTCCCAATAGGAACCAGAACGACCCTGTTCTACGCTCCCAAGACTCTTACCAcatgggaaaatatttatgtttcgaCGCTAActctattttcaattaattagaCTTTCACAGACGTTGTACCAACATGCACGGTACATCATTGGaaaggaaaattattttactaatTAACTATTGTGGCTCGGTTAACGAAAAGCCgtcagtttttgagaaaaacgcatAGCGCGTTGTCGCCATCTCATTTGTTCCAAATTTGTAACTAAGAACAcattatatcgatattttatatCGATACTTTGATAAAAGCAAGCTGAAAGTGTGGCATCACTCCCGATTCGCGGGAACTTTACTTCAACTTTCATTCAACGGAACCAAGCACCAAACTTAAGCATGAAATCGCGTGTGGCCTTAATTAAATGCGTAAGTATTAAAAACCTATTAATCCCTATTAATTATAGTTTAATAACACGCACCTGGTCTCGGTTTGACCGTTCGTTTGGCTCTTGGCGGCGCTCGCGCACCTGGTCTCGGTTTGACGGTTCGTTTGGTTCTTCTTCGCGTTGGCGTTGTTTTGGGGGGGGGGGAGCCCCCTCGTCATCGCCTACGACGAAGTTGACAATGTTCTGAAAGTAAAATAAGTATGTTATTAAACTATAATTAATAGGGATTAATAGGTTTTTAATACTTACGCATTTAATTAAGGCCACACGCGATTTCATGCTTAAGTTTGGTGCTTGGTTCCGTTGAATGAAAGTTGAAGTAAAGTTCCCGCGAATCGGGAGTGATGCCACACTTTCAGCTTGCTTTTATCAAAGTATCGatataaaatatcgatataatgTGTTCTTATACCCCATTCCCACAGAGCACCATCCACCTTCCCCCATCTCTTTGACGGATGTTCCAAAGGaattttctattcaaaaattatTCCAGTTATTCCCCCATCCACAACTATCGTTCCAAATCCAACCGTTCCTAGGCGATATTAAGCCGATAGTTTTCCAAATTTTGACACTGtcagtgaaaaaaaaaataacgacGAAAAATCAGGAAAATGGAAGCAGAAGCTGGTAGgtcaatattattttgataatatttatgTGTAATAATACTTGTAGCCAACACAGAAAGAACTACCACGGGAAGGTTAAAGTGGACCACAAACATGGAATGTCTCCTGGTTGATTTGTGGCAGGACAGCATTGCTGAATTGCGCGGTCCTAGAAAAAACTCGCATATATACTTGGAGATGGCCCAATCCATGAAAGAGGCTGGGTTCAATATTTCTTTCCGAGATGTCAGGACCAAGCTTGAAAATATGACCAAGAAGTACAGGTAATAAGTAAAATTACTTTGCAAATATTGGCAACAATGAAATATAATATCCTTTTCActttgaagattagaaaaaaataaaataggtcCAAGCGGCGGAACTCCTTCTTCCTGGCAGCATTTCGACAAGGTGCACTCATTTCTCGGCCCGTTTCGCATACACAGCATGGAGGCGAATA
The genomic region above belongs to Drosophila takahashii strain IR98-3 E-12201 chromosome 2L, DtakHiC1v2, whole genome shotgun sequence and contains:
- the LOC138911797 gene encoding uncharacterized protein isoform X2, which produces MEAEAERTTTGRLKWTTNMECLLVDLWQDSIAELRGPRKNSHIYLEMAQSMKEAGFNISFRDVRTKLENMTKKYRLEKNKIGPSGGTPSSWQHFDKVHSFLGPFRIHSMEANTLDNENVEEYLEETIELNPENSESPSCSARGISTTTSEISVISASGASSAKRAKQDHLAELVEVARDRLELTREQQKSYDEHQKNQTAILERVAKSQEKFQSELLKFLRESK
- the LOC138911797 gene encoding uncharacterized protein isoform X1, giving the protein MEAEAANTERTTTGRLKWTTNMECLLVDLWQDSIAELRGPRKNSHIYLEMAQSMKEAGFNISFRDVRTKLENMTKKYRLEKNKIGPSGGTPSSWQHFDKVHSFLGPFRIHSMEANTLDNENVEEYLEETIELNPENSESPSCSARGISTTTSEISVISASGASSAKRAKQDHLAELVEVARDRLELTREQQKSYDEHQKNQTAILERVAKSQEKFQSELLKFLRESK